The DNA region TAATATAGTTATGGTTGTAGCTATTTTTTCTGATGTTCACTCAAATTTGGAATCACTTGAAGGTTTTGTCAATGAAACTTATGGTAAAGTTGATCGTTATATATGTCTTGGAGACATTGTGGGTTACGGGCCTGATCCAAACGTTTGCGTAAACATAGTTAAGTCGCTATGTGGCACAGAATGGGCTATAAGAGGTAATCACGATAGAGCACTACTTGATCCTCAGAGAACCTCAGAGTTCAATTTCGTTGCAGCAGAGGCCATCTTTTGGACGCTCAACAGAGTTTCCGAAAGTGAGCTAGACTACCTAAGAAAACTAAGTGACATAATAGATTACGATAGCTACATTTTCGTTCATGGAGGACTAACTGACCTAGACGAATACATTATTTCGCTTTCCTCAGCTAAGAGGAACTTAAACAAGCTGGAAAATGTAGGGAAAAAGATAATGTTTTTCGGACACACTCATATCCCAGCAATGTGGTCTTCCAAGGGGTTTCACGAAGTGCCTTTTGACAGACCAATCTATCTTGATAACGACTCCATATACCTGATAAACCCTGGCGCTCTAGGGCAACCTAGAGACAATATACCTCTCGGAGCGTATTTGCTTTTCAATACAACCGAAAATTTTGTAATATTTAAAAGATTTGAGTATGACGTTGAAAAAACCTACCGAAAGATTGTAAACAGAGGACTGCCAGAATACCTAGGAAGAAGACTAAAGTTCGGAGTCTAATCCATCTTAACCAGAATACTCTCAATCTTACCACCTCTTACCTCATTTACGCGTATTGTAAGACCCGAGATTCTTACCTCATCACCTTTGTTTGGTATTTTACCAAACTTCTCTATAATAAATCCCGAGATAGTATTGTAAAATTGCGACTCTAACTCAGTTTGAAAAAACTCATTAAACTCTTTAAGAGATATATCTCCCTCAACTAGGTACTTACTCCTAGAAAGCATAATTATCTCTGGAGAACCTGTGCCGAAAATATAGTCAAACAACGTTTCAGGTGTTATCATTCCTATTATGTTTCCATACTCATCAACAATGACCGAAACACTTAAGCTCTTGCTCTTCATCTCCACTATAAGGTCATACATCCTTTTAGTCTCAGGAGCAAAATTCACAGGTTCTAGGTAATTCGCTACAGTTTCACTGCCTAACATCAACTTAGCTAGCTTTCCCACCCTTACAGCACCTACAATATTACTACGGCTACCCTCGTATACTAGAGCATATTCAGGAGCACCCTTCAGCTTTTTTATCTCTCTATCCAAATTCTCCGCATTCACATCAACCACTACGGTATCACCTATTGGAACCATAACATCCTTTGCATCAAGATTGAGTATCTCTATAAACTTCCTAATCCTCGGATTTCTAGCATTC from Brevinematia bacterium includes:
- a CDS encoding metallophosphoesterase family protein, translating into MVVAIFSDVHSNLESLEGFVNETYGKVDRYICLGDIVGYGPDPNVCVNIVKSLCGTEWAIRGNHDRALLDPQRTSEFNFVAAEAIFWTLNRVSESELDYLRKLSDIIDYDSYIFVHGGLTDLDEYIISLSSAKRNLNKLENVGKKIMFFGHTHIPAMWSSKGFHEVPFDRPIYLDNDSIYLINPGALGQPRDNIPLGAYLLFNTTENFVIFKRFEYDVEKTYRKIVNRGLPEYLGRRLKFGV
- a CDS encoding CNNM domain-containing protein, whose amino-acid sequence is MDPAQIIVLVVAIFSLIGSMFASFSELSLFIVDKVKLHKIIARDRKNGRYLKKLLENHRETLITILFLNLLFNTTFTIAMSNLTLSLNIIVSTIIISGVIAVLGEMLPKVGGYTIAERMVLVVAKVVYLVNLVGKPFFRFVNSGVIYPFLKRGKYLSIKDKAEFVEVLKRNARNPRIRKFIEILNLDAKDVMVPIGDTVVVDVNAENLDREIKKLKGAPEYALVYEGSRSNIVGAVRVGKLAKLMLGSETVANYLEPVNFAPETKRMYDLIVEMKSKSLSVSVIVDEYGNIIGMITPETLFDYIFGTGSPEIIMLSRSKYLVEGDISLKEFNEFFQTELESQFYNTISGFIIEKFGKIPNKGDEVRISGLTIRVNEVRGGKIESILVKMD